In one Deltaproteobacteria bacterium genomic region, the following are encoded:
- a CDS encoding flagellin FliC, whose translation MMSVVSNLSSLNAQRHLSQTQNRLNQNIARLSSGLRINRAADDASGLAISDQLRTQVKGLSQASRNSNDGISLIQTAEGALNEVFGVLNRMRELSVQASNEGTMDGTQRGYLAQEFTLLESELDRIVSVTEYNGQKLIDGSVSAGVSFQVGMRNTANDRISVSLASVSGTQLGMNDETLSSSTGAQKAIAAIDLAIQTINTQRGTLGATQNRLEMTISNIGSMRENLQAADSRIRDVDVAEETAAMSRNQILSQAGTSVLAQANQLPQSALSLIGG comes from the coding sequence ATGATGTCTGTAGTCAGTAATTTATCATCACTCAATGCGCAGCGGCATTTGAGCCAAACCCAAAACAGGTTGAATCAAAACATTGCGCGCTTGTCGTCCGGACTCCGGATCAACCGTGCAGCCGATGATGCATCCGGCTTAGCGATCAGCGACCAGTTGCGAACGCAAGTCAAAGGCTTGAGCCAGGCGAGTAGAAACTCGAACGACGGCATCAGTCTTATCCAAACAGCTGAAGGCGCACTAAACGAAGTCTTTGGCGTTCTCAATCGAATGCGCGAACTATCTGTCCAGGCCTCAAACGAAGGAACCATGGATGGTACCCAGCGCGGTTATCTCGCTCAGGAATTTACTCTGCTTGAGTCGGAACTCGACCGCATCGTCAGCGTGACTGAATACAACGGTCAAAAGCTTATCGACGGCAGTGTATCGGCCGGTGTTAGCTTTCAGGTCGGTATGCGTAATACCGCAAATGACCGAATCAGTGTCAGTCTTGCGAGTGTCTCCGGCACGCAGCTTGGAATGAACGACGAGACTTTGAGCTCGTCGACAGGCGCGCAGAAGGCAATTGCAGCGATTGACCTTGCGATTCAAACAATTAACACGCAACGAGGTACCCTTGGTGCCACTCAGAATCGTCTCGAAATGACGATCAGCAACATCGGTAGCATGCGTGAGAATTTACAAGCGGCGGATTCTAGAATCCGAGACGTTGATGTGGCGGAAGAGACAGCTGCGATGAGTCGCAACCAGATCTTAAGCCAAGCAGGAACGTCGGTATTGGCTCAGGCAAATCAACTGCCTCAGTCAGCACTGTCGCTCATCGGCGGTTAA
- a CDS encoding energy-dependent translational throttle protein EttA, protein HDRWFLDRLATHILAFEGDSHVEWFEGNYAEYEADRKRRHGEEGSRPQRVKFRRLAAM, encoded by the coding sequence CACGACCGATGGTTCCTGGACCGTCTAGCGACTCATATTCTTGCATTTGAGGGAGATAGCCACGTTGAGTGGTTTGAAGGCAACTATGCTGAGTATGAAGCAGACCGAAAGCGGCGTCACGGCGAGGAGGGTTCACGGCCTCAGCGTGTGAAATTCCGTCGTTTGGCGGCGATGTAG